In Desulfovibrio psychrotolerans, the DNA window TATGCCCTTTCCTGCCCACGGCGGAGAAGGCCGTCTGCAGCAGGTCCGCTACAGGGCTGACACGCGGCTCCACAAAGCTGAGGCCGGTGAGCTTGCGGTACATGGTCCGCAAGGGGGAAAGGGCCTTGCGGGTCACCTCGGTCTTGCCCACAAAACTCTTGTGCCAGGTGTCCGTGGCCGCCTTGGCGATCTCGCCGAACAGGGTCTGACCAAGTCCGGTCACAACGTCTTCAAGGCCAGTGTTCACTAATGAATCCGGCGAGTCGTCCCGTACCGCAGGAGTCTGTACCTTGAACATCTGCCAGGCGAACCCGAAGCGGGAGCGCACGTAGTCCGCGCTGACAATGGAATTGGCAATGATGGATTCCCATCCGGGGTTGGTGCGTATCCAGTCGCGTATCGCATCGTCGTACCGGTCCAGGAAGGCGTCCTTTTCGCGCAGGAATTCCGTTGCGATGCCCTCCAGTTCCGTCTGCACCTCCACGATCCTGTCTTCAGGCAGTGCCCAGCCCCCCAGAAAGCGGACCCCGTTTCTGTCCAGCAACGTCGTGGCCCGGCTCTTGAGGGTGCCGAACACCC includes these proteins:
- a CDS encoding DUF3150 domain-containing protein — its product is MHTDITVLDSLVAVHLTVNIWTARRKLVPSDFNTTNLPPEELASLGSKRICNPADLRVFGTLKSRATTLLDRNGVRFLGGWALPEDRIVEVQTELEGIATEFLREKDAFLDRYDDAIRDWIRTNPGWESIIANSIVSADYVRSRFGFAWQMFKVQTPAVRDDSPDSLVNTGLEDVVTGLGQTLFGEIAKAATDTWHKSFVGKTEVTRKALSPLRTMYRKLTGLSFVEPRVSPVADLLQTAFSAVGRKGHIVGPTLLMLQGLVSLLRDPEALLEHAQSMLDGRNPDDILAGFTGPGSLVLSENGETIGAQEDYADVQDEGADEMPMAPLPIGPQLDSLGLW